Proteins encoded by one window of Winogradskyella sp. PG-2:
- a CDS encoding DUF6090 family protein, with translation MIKFFRKIRQNLLSEGKTRKYFKYAIGEILLVVIGILIALGINNWNENRKFKNVEKNVLTNIYKNLGTDSIQFKYYTQQFKQIEKLHLELFKVGVDNKSLDSISEPTLIRRSLYFKQLINSGFGEKAETINNTKIKEALITYTRSIDDMESIYLGQLTPLIENKLKPLLAEEKLYNTENWFYLKDKNFEDYSYKQLNGKNLLDKNGLIQLAKTDKFQQLLFEINVKWNDFYTRIKIVIEENNSLRNLIKSELKNY, from the coding sequence ATGATAAAATTCTTTAGAAAAATTAGACAAAATTTACTTTCAGAAGGAAAAACCAGGAAGTACTTTAAGTACGCAATTGGCGAAATTCTTCTTGTAGTTATTGGTATTTTAATTGCATTGGGAATAAATAATTGGAATGAAAATCGAAAATTTAAGAATGTAGAAAAAAATGTCTTAACCAATATTTACAAAAATTTAGGTACGGATTCCATACAGTTTAAATATTACACTCAACAGTTTAAACAGATTGAAAAACTACATTTAGAGCTATTTAAAGTGGGAGTAGACAACAAATCTTTAGACTCAATTTCAGAGCCAACTCTAATAAGAAGATCTTTGTATTTTAAACAACTTATTAATTCTGGTTTTGGTGAAAAAGCGGAAACCATAAATAATACAAAAATTAAAGAAGCATTAATCACATATACAAGAAGCATAGATGATATGGAGTCTATTTATTTAGGCCAACTCACCCCTCTAATTGAAAATAAATTAAAGCCCTTACTTGCAGAAGAAAAACTTTACAATACTGAAAATTGGTTTTATCTAAAAGATAAAAATTTTGAAGATTATTCATATAAACAGCTCAATGGAAAAAATTTACTTGATAAAAATGGATTAATTCAATTAGCAAAAACAGATAAATTTCAACAACTTTTATTTGAGATTAATGTAAAATGGAATGATTTCTACACGCGAATAAAAATTGTAATTGAAGAAAATAATAGCCTGAGAAATCTAATTAAATCAGAATTAAAAAATTATTAA